One genomic region from Desulfobaccales bacterium encodes:
- a CDS encoding FHA domain-containing protein, which translates to MKMRIYYNSVLGALGGLVSWGILGQMGEFTSVIFRDIVYGIAVGGCIGAAIGCIDGIFDRSLAQGARGAVRGVGYGAVGGVAGLLIGELVLWVIGGGIGGRAVGWAIIGLAVGITEGVANRAPKKINYGLIGGTLGGFFGGAIFEFLRQNFGSYAFSQALGLIILGACIGFLIGLVEDILRVAWLMVISGRQEGREFTLAKKINLIGRDENCDVPLFGDAEVLPQHAQIRVERERFILFGLKDTAGKLWVNERLITSEVALANNDRLKVGDTKLVFRWKEKIKAS; encoded by the coding sequence ATGAAAATGAGAATTTATTATAATTCGGTTTTAGGAGCCTTAGGTGGCCTGGTAAGTTGGGGGATTTTAGGTCAGATGGGAGAATTTACCAGCGTGATCTTCCGAGATATCGTTTACGGGATTGCGGTGGGGGGCTGCATTGGCGCCGCCATCGGCTGTATAGACGGTATTTTTGACAGGTCCCTGGCTCAAGGGGCGCGAGGGGCCGTCCGAGGTGTCGGCTATGGGGCTGTGGGGGGGGTGGCCGGACTCTTGATCGGCGAACTGGTTCTCTGGGTGATAGGCGGCGGCATTGGCGGCCGGGCCGTGGGCTGGGCCATCATCGGCCTGGCTGTGGGGATCACCGAGGGGGTGGCCAATCGGGCCCCAAAAAAGATCAATTATGGGCTTATCGGCGGTACCCTCGGGGGATTTTTTGGGGGAGCCATCTTCGAATTCCTGCGGCAGAATTTCGGCAGTTACGCCTTCAGCCAGGCCCTGGGGTTAATAATCCTGGGCGCCTGTATCGGTTTCCTCATAGGTTTAGTGGAAGATATCCTGCGTGTCGCTTGGCTGATGGTAATCAGCGGTCGGCAAGAAGGCCGTGAATTCACCTTGGCAAAAAAGATTAATCTCATTGGCCGTGATGAGAATTGCGACGTGCCGTTGTTTGGTGATGCCGAAGTTCTGCCACAGCATGCCCAAATCCGGGTGGAGCGCGAAAGGTTTATCTTGTTCGGGCTGAAAGACACGGCTGGTAAATTGTGGGTAAACGAACGTCTGATCACTTCTGAGGTTGCACTGGCCAATAATGATCGCCTCAAGGTCGGGGACACCAAGTTGGTATTCCGCTGGAAAGAAAAGATTAAGGCTTCATGA
- a CDS encoding vWA domain-containing protein, with protein sequence MAYEAPICRTNPGCIVLLIDQSGSMADTWGATTGQTKDKGVATAINRLLHNLVLKCCTDDGVRSYYDIGVIAYHDPLKGGISVESAFGGPLAGRDLVSIVEVAENPLRLEERVKEEVNETGEVIKKKVKFPIWIELHPDGGRPLSAALRHAYVILADWVRRHPDSYPPLVINITDGEATDGDPLIDAQRLMDLKTIDGHVLLFHCMISARPGQVFFPAHEDELPNDRCSRLLFKVASELPPIILAEMKREFSVQEGARGFVADLVDVIRFLAIGTRVEYR encoded by the coding sequence ATGGCCTATGAAGCTCCGATCTGCCGAACTAATCCGGGGTGCATCGTATTACTGATTGACCAGTCGGGCTCCATGGCCGATACCTGGGGCGCTACCACAGGACAAACCAAGGACAAAGGGGTGGCCACCGCCATCAATCGGCTGTTGCATAACCTTGTTCTGAAATGTTGCACAGATGATGGAGTCCGGAGTTACTACGACATCGGTGTTATTGCTTATCACGATCCCTTGAAAGGTGGCATAAGCGTAGAATCGGCGTTCGGCGGGCCATTGGCGGGACGCGATCTGGTGTCCATAGTCGAAGTGGCGGAGAACCCACTGAGGTTGGAAGAGAGGGTTAAGGAGGAGGTTAACGAGACCGGCGAAGTAATTAAAAAGAAGGTCAAATTCCCTATATGGATCGAACTGCATCCCGATGGAGGTAGGCCTCTGAGTGCAGCGCTGCGGCATGCCTATGTGATATTGGCTGACTGGGTCCGGAGACACCCAGACTCCTACCCGCCGCTGGTTATCAATATTACCGACGGTGAAGCCACCGACGGAGATCCCTTGATTGATGCCCAGAGGCTTATGGATCTGAAAACCATTGATGGCCATGTATTGTTATTTCATTGCATGATTTCAGCGAGACCCGGACAGGTTTTTTTCCCTGCTCATGAAGATGAACTTCCCAATGATCGATGCTCCCGGTTACTTTTTAAGGTTGCCAGTGAGCTGCCTCCCATTATATTGGCAGAGATGAAGAGAGAATTCTCTGTCCAAGAAGGTGCTCGTGGTTTTGTTGCCGATTTGGTGGATGTGATTCGCTTTTTGGCGATCGGCACCAGAGTGGAATATCGTTAA
- a CDS encoding vWA domain-containing protein, producing the protein MAYEAQVSRDNPTCMLFLIDQSGSMADTWGATQGQTKDKGVATAINRMLHNLGLKCAKDEGIRYYFDVGVIYYKEPRGMGAQVGPAFDGTLSGRDLVPIVEVAESPLRVEERVKEEVDDTGEIIKKKVKFPIWFEPMADGGTPMCAALRHAHEILENWLSNHQDSFPPIVINITDGEATDGNPLADGQRIMNLKTNDGNVLLYNIHISSRAGQVCFPAEESELPRDQYALMLFNMSSELPPKVLDQAKKDFSLRDGARGFVFNADMVDLIRFLDIGTRVDFR; encoded by the coding sequence ATGGCCTATGAAGCGCAGGTGAGCCGGGACAACCCCACGTGCATGCTATTTCTCATCGACCAGTCGGGCTCCATGGCCGATACTTGGGGGGCTACCCAAGGACAAACCAAGGATAAAGGAGTGGCCACCGCCATCAACCGGATGTTGCATAACCTTGGCCTGAAATGTGCCAAAGATGAGGGGATCCGGTATTATTTCGACGTCGGCGTCATTTACTACAAGGAGCCCCGGGGCATGGGCGCCCAGGTGGGACCTGCCTTCGATGGCACACTATCGGGGCGCGATCTGGTGCCCATAGTCGAAGTGGCGGAGAGCCCACTGAGGGTGGAAGAGAGGGTTAAGGAGGAGGTTGACGATACCGGTGAAATAATTAAGAAGAAGGTCAAATTTCCCATCTGGTTTGAGCCCATGGCGGATGGGGGCACCCCCATGTGTGCAGCCCTTCGCCACGCCCATGAAATTTTAGAGAACTGGCTCAGTAACCACCAGGACTCCTTTCCCCCAATTGTTATCAACATAACCGACGGCGAGGCCACTGACGGCAACCCTTTGGCCGACGGTCAGAGAATTATGAACCTGAAAACCAATGACGGCAATGTGCTCCTCTACAATATCCATATTTCATCAAGGGCAGGGCAGGTCTGTTTCCCGGCTGAAGAAAGCGAACTGCCTCGAGATCAATACGCCCTAATGCTCTTTAATATGTCCAGCGAACTGCCGCCCAAGGTCTTGGACCAGGCCAAGAAGGATTTTTCATTGCGAGACGGCGCCCGGGGATTTGTCTTTAATGCCGATATGGTTGACCTGATCCGTTTTCTGGACATCGGCACCAGAGTTGATTTCCGCTAA
- a CDS encoding VWA domain-containing protein, which translates to MDDADLPPKCLQKAQLGYLGMLLSLALIFGVCLAPGTALAIKVHLSQVDKTDFPAIRLFADIEDQSRKPAKDMSKSDFQVYENKKLVEILDFADPSLAGPMTTVLVVDCSGSMNSAGKMPALKLAAANYTRYIKKSDRLGIIAFADTVQKLQTLTDDKDALIRALQSLTPNGKTAFYDAVYEATKMISKVKGRKLVLAITDGMDNSSSKTHDKVVELSRKFGVPVYAIGLGQKESSLSNETGINEEALRRLAEETGGLYYFAPAAEELLGIYEHLSRQFHGGYELTYNSPNVMRDGTTREVELTATVQGTSATGRNSYYIPGIMVVVFDPVLFCAFLLLLLALAYAPAWRARSRRQPIAILSEAIKEPGPRREIENNIRTIKDKVPSTASPRVEPKSLDRQPDAPPPPVSGFSLQPLGQALPRQTYSLRKGDNFIGSAPGNHLMAAHPSVSARHANICWEGDQFVIYDLQSQQGTFVSLSSDLGMTMKIDRNPLRPGAVVKLGEVLFRFIDKPL; encoded by the coding sequence ATGGACGACGCTGATCTTCCACCCAAATGTTTACAAAAAGCGCAATTAGGTTATCTTGGCATGCTGTTGTCCTTGGCTTTGATCTTCGGCGTCTGTCTGGCGCCTGGCACTGCCTTAGCCATCAAGGTGCATTTGAGCCAAGTGGATAAAACTGATTTTCCCGCCATACGATTGTTCGCGGATATAGAGGACCAATCCCGTAAGCCAGCCAAGGACATGAGCAAATCAGATTTTCAGGTTTATGAAAATAAAAAGTTAGTTGAAATCCTCGACTTTGCTGATCCTTCTCTGGCCGGTCCCATGACCACGGTGTTGGTGGTGGATTGCAGCGGCAGCATGAACTCGGCCGGGAAGATGCCGGCATTAAAGCTCGCGGCCGCCAATTACACCCGCTACATAAAAAAATCCGATCGCCTCGGCATCATAGCCTTTGCCGATACCGTTCAAAAATTACAGACCTTGACGGACGATAAGGATGCGTTGATTCGGGCCTTGCAATCCTTAACTCCCAATGGAAAAACGGCTTTCTATGACGCGGTTTATGAAGCCACCAAAATGATCAGTAAGGTCAAGGGAAGGAAACTGGTCCTGGCCATCACCGACGGTATGGACAATAGCAGCAGCAAAACCCATGACAAGGTGGTGGAATTAAGCAGAAAATTCGGTGTGCCCGTTTATGCTATAGGCCTGGGCCAAAAAGAGAGCAGTTTATCCAATGAAACAGGCATCAATGAAGAGGCGTTGCGCCGTTTGGCGGAGGAAACCGGAGGCCTTTACTACTTCGCCCCTGCGGCGGAGGAGCTTCTGGGCATTTATGAGCATCTGTCACGGCAATTTCATGGGGGCTACGAACTCACCTATAACAGCCCTAATGTCATGCGTGACGGCACCACCCGAGAGGTGGAGCTGACCGCCACGGTTCAAGGGACCTCGGCCACTGGCAGAAATTCCTATTATATCCCCGGCATCATGGTCGTCGTCTTTGACCCCGTGCTTTTTTGCGCTTTCCTGTTGTTGTTGCTGGCCCTGGCCTATGCACCGGCTTGGCGCGCCCGGAGTCGGCGCCAGCCAATTGCGATCCTTTCGGAGGCTATAAAAGAACCTGGCCCTCGGAGAGAGATAGAAAATAATATCCGAACCATCAAGGATAAGGTGCCGTCAACTGCTTCGCCGCGCGTGGAACCGAAGAGCTTAGACCGTCAGCCGGACGCCCCGCCGCCCCCAGTCAGCGGTTTCTCCCTGCAGCCTCTGGGTCAAGCCCTCCCTCGCCAAACTTACTCGCTGCGGAAGGGCGATAACTTCATTGGCTCCGCCCCGGGGAATCACCTCATGGCCGCCCATCCCTCGGTGTCGGCCCGGCATGCCAATATCTGTTGGGAAGGTGACCAGTTTGTGATATACGATCTGCAGAGTCAGCAGGGCACCTTTGTCAGTCTATCCAGTGACTTAGGGATGACCATGAAGATTGATAGGAATCCCTTAAGACCGGGAGCGGTGGTAAAATTGGGGGAGGTCTTGTTTCGCTTCATCGACAAACCACTATGA